From the bacterium genome, the window TAACAAATTTGTCAAGCGATTGCAATCAAAAAGGGGGAGAGCAAGCTCTCCCCCTTTTTTGTCCCGAAACCTGGATCATTTGATCACCAACATCCTCTTGGTGGCCTTATAGCTCCCGGCCTCCAGCCGGTACAAATACACCCCGCTGGGCAGGCTTTGGACGTTCCAATTTATTGAATGGGAGCCAGGAACCTGAACTCTCTGGTCGAAGCTCTTGACCAGTTGCCCGGCTATGTTGTAAACATTCAATTTTACCGGCGAGGGGTGGGCCAGCTGATAGCGGAATTCCGCTGATACTTTGACCGGGTTGGGGTAAACATTGGAGAAGGAGAAAGCTTTGGGCTTTTGCTGTTCACCGGGTTGCCCCGCTACTCCGGTCCACCCGGCGCTGGAGGTTAAAATAGCCCAGGTCAGGGGCTGGATTGAATCGGCGTAAGAAGGCCAGGAACCGAACATATCGTCACCATCGGCAAAAACTGAAAATCCCACCGAATCTGTTGTCCCCGCTGTTATTCCTATCTTGTTCAACGGCACCACGAATTCAGTTATCAGGTCGGTTTTGTCGGAGAAAACAGAACGCCATAAGGAAACCGGCGTCTGTTCCCAGTTATTGTTGCCGTAAAATTCAACCGCTTTGCCTTCAAAAAAGACACCGAGCCGGATATCGTCATTTTCCAACGTCTCTGTCCTGTTCATCAGAGTGTCAAAAAGCAGGTGGTGGAAAGCGATGCCAGAGGCAATAAAGCTGGGAGTTTTCAAGACAAGATAGAGCGTGTCCTGGTTGTATTTTACCCAGAAGGAATCCGGGATAAAGGCTTTTACCTTGTTGAATATCCTAAAGGTGTCGCAATAGGCATCGGCCCACTCAGCCGGTTCTATGGCTCCTTCGAAAACTGGCACGGTGCCGTTGGGCACGTCAATCACTTCAATCACCGGCATGCCGGTTCCGGTCAATCCGGCCGTCAGCGGGCTGTTTTCGGCTTCGCCGGAGTAGACTGTGACGGTATCAACAATTGAACCGATGAAATCCGGCTTGAACCAAAGGGTGACCTGAACGCTGTCGCCCGGAGCGACAGTTGAATCGGCTGGAGGATCGGCCCAGCAGTTCACGGTGACAAATTTCAAGCTTTGAATCGAGAAGGGAAGGCTGCCGATATTTCTGATGTAAAAACCGTTCCAGGCAAGCGAGTCCCCTACCGTTACGGAGCCGAAATCATGCTGGGCGAAGTTCAACTCCATTACCGGCGGGATGGGAAACTGCAATATTCGCAGGCCGTCGCCGGTGGAAACATAGGCATAACTACCGGACATGACCACATCCATAAAAGTTGCCGGGACATAATAAAATCCGGCCTGGGCCGGACTGGCCGGGTTGCTGATGTCGACCACTTGAAGGCCGCCGTTAGACATTGAAAAGTTGAAATAATCGATCACGTAGGCATAATTGCCGGATACCGCCACTTTTCTGACAGATCCATCAGCAATACCATAATCGCCAACCTCATGCAGCCCTCCGTTCAAGTCCAGAATTCTCAAACCGGAGGCTTCGTCAGCCACAAAAATATAACTGCCCGAAGCAGCCACGCCAATTGCATTCCCCGGGGTATCGTAGGAACCAACCTCGCCGGGAGTGGCCGGAACGCTTTTGTTTATCACCCGCACTCCGGAAGTCCGGTCTGCCACGTAGGCATAAGCGGTATAGCTGGCCGGTAATGCTACGTCATAAGCCTTATCCGGAGTGTCAAAAAAACCTGTTGGGACCGGGTGGGCAGGGTCGCTGATATTGACAATCTGCAGGCCGGAATCCTCGGCGGCCACATAGGCATAGTTCCCAGATACCTCCACAGCCATGGCATTCCCCGGAATGTCATAATAGCCGACCTCTGATGGAGAAACCGGGTTGCTGATGTTAAGCACCCTCAGGCCGAACCAGTAATCGGCCACATAGGCATAATTGCCGGACACCGCCACGTCGTAATAAGTGCCGGAAGTGGCAAAGGATCCGGTCAAAGCAGGGCTGGCCGGGTTGCTGATGTTAATGATCTGTAATCCGCTAGTGCCTGCTGTTACATAGGCGTAATTGCCTGAAATCGCCAAACCCCTGGCATAATCCGGGGTGCTACAGAACCCAATGGTTCTGACGTTCAGGCTGTCGGCCAGGCTGATGGTGCACCAGCCAGATAGGATCAGAGCAGCGACCAACATTTTTCTCATGACTTGTTTCCTTCCTTGTTAATTATGAGTTATTCGCTTGGGCGAAAATCTTCATATTCAACCAAACCGATGGAGGACAAACCTGGTATCAACCCTGATCACCAAACCGCCTGGAAGGAACCATTAGAGTATCTTTTTCCCAATAACTTGCATCAGGTCCTCGATCTTCACCCGCTCCTGCTGCATGGTATCCCGGTCACGCAGGGTCACGGTCCCGTCCTCCAGAGACTGAAAATCCACCGTCAGGCAGAACGGGGTGCCCACCTCGTCCTGGCGGCGGTAGAGCTTGCCTATCCCGGCGGTATCGTCGTAGACCGCCCGGAAGTACGGGGAAAGGTCGTTCTTGATCTTCTTGCCCAGTTCCACTATCCGGGGCTCGTTCTTCTTCAGTGGCAGCACCGCTACCTTGATGGGCGCCAGTCTGGGGTGCAGCCGGAGCACCGCCCGGGTGTGCTCGTCACCCAGTTTGCCGGCGATCAATTTCACTTTTTTCACCAGGTCCAGCTTGTCGGCCCCTGGCAGGGAGCAGGCAGCGTCTATCTGAAGCAGTTTGCCCGGCAGGTCTTCCCTGGCCGACAGCAAAGCTTTTTCCAGGGCCGCCAGCTGCTGGCCGTTGGGGATCTCGTCTCCCGGCCTTTTGGCCGCCTCGGCTATCCTTTTCTGGATGTTCTTCAAGGCGGCATCCATGGCGTCCGACAAGGGCTTTACCGCGGCCTCATCGGGACGGGAGAGCTGCTCCTCGTCATAGGCTTCGCACAAAAAGGCCAGGGTGGCCCGGTCTGCCCCGGCCGAGGGCTCGATCACGAAGGGGATGTACTTGGCGCCCTTCTTTCCGGTGGCGGGATCAACATAGGCCTCGTCAAAGTATTCCAGCTTTTCGGTGGAATGCTCGTTCTTGTTGAGTTTGAGCCTGGCCAGGTCAGTTTCGGGAACATTATTGCTGTGGGCAGTCAGGTCGTAATCCTGGCGGTTGGCCACGCCCTCCAGCTCGCTCCAGCCAAGCGATCCGGGAAAAAGATATTCCAGGTCCACGCAGGCCTTGGCATAGTGGGCCAGCTCCTCCTTGGCCTGGGGGCGCTTCTTTAATCGTTCCGGACTGAGTCCCAATTTCAGATACCAGTTATAGCGGGCCTCCACCCACTCCTGGTGCAGCTGGTCGTCGGTCTTCTCGCCGGGCTGCAGGTACTGGGGGGGCTTGCAGAAATACTCGATCTCCATCTGCTCAAACTCCCGGGTGCGGAAGGTGAAATTGCCGGGGGTGATCTCGTTGCGGAAGGATTTTCCGATCTGGGCGATGCCGAAGGGCAGCTTGCGGCGCATGGACTGGAGGACGTTCAGGAAATTGGTGAAGATCCCCTGGGCGGTCTCGGGGCGGAGATAAGCCAGACCTGATTCATCCTGGACCGGACCCACATGGGTCTGGAACATCCCGTTGAAATTGCGGGGCTCGGTCAGCTCGCCGCCGCACTCGGGGCATTTGTCGCCCTTGACATGGTCGGCCCTAAAACGCTTGCGGCATTTCTTGCAGTCCACCATCGGGTCCACAAAGGTCTTCTCGTGGCCGGAATACTGCCACACCAGGCGGTTCATGATGATGGCGGCGTCCAGCCCCTCCATGTCCTCCCGGCCGTAGACCACGCTCTGCCACCAGGCTTTTTTGACGTTGTTCTTCAGCTCCACCCCCAGCGGGCCGTAATCCCAGGTGGAGCCCAGGCCGCCGTAGATCTCGGAGGATTGGAATATGAATCCCCGCCGCGTGGACAGGGATACTATTTTTTCAAAGGCATTTTCCGGTCTGGACACGTATGTTCCTCGCAATAGGTTTTGGTTTCCATTGATTTTTAATTATACCCCTTTAGACCGGATAAAATCAAGCACAATAAAAAGGGGCGGCCCCCATGGCCGCCCCTTTTGTCGCTAAAATAACCGGGGTTACCGGATCACGGTGAACCTTCTGATGGAGTTGTTATCCCCGGCTGTCAGACGGTAGACGTAGATGCCCGAGGACACCTTCCGTCCGTTGTCGTCGCAGCCGTTCCACTTGACCGTGTGGTTGCCGGCCGGAAGATTTCCGCTGACTAGGGTCTTCACCCTCTGCCCCAGCACGTTGTAGATACCCAGGCTGGCCTGGGCGCCCTTGGCCAGTCCGAACCGGAACTCGGCAGAGTTCCTGACCGGGTTGGGGCTGGTTGGCATCAGGTAGAAGCTGTAGCTTATGGTTCCGGGCTGACCCTCCACTCCGGTGGGTGTGGCCGAGGCTTCGTTGGACCAGACGCTGAAGGTGTCGGCATGCGCTGCCCAGGGATAAGTTGAACGAACAACATAGTAATATGTGCTGTCGTTGGCCACGGAATTGTCATCGTATGCCAAGTTTGTTGTTCCGTTCAGGAAGGCATATGGTCCACCGGCTGTGGTCGATCTGAAGATCTGGTATTCCCCGATGTTCTTGACCGAAGCCAGCGCTCCGACAGCTGGTGCTGTTGACAAGACTTTGGACTTGGGAAGCTTCTGATCCGTATCCTTCAAAACAGTCAGCTGGCCAAGTTTGCCCAGGTCGGATATGGTCAGTGCTTTTTTGCTGTAGGTTGAGTAGGAGACCACCGCCCGTGACATCCAATGCCTGGTCCTTAAGTACCAAACGCCTCCGTTCTTTACCAAGCTCCGGTATGGAGCCTGGTTTTGATCGTCAGTGAGCCCGTAAGGCAGGCCGGTTGTCTTGATCTCGTATCCCACATGGAAATCTCCGGCGGGATAGATATTGAGTGCAGAAACATCGATCACTGTCCAGTTGGGATAGGCCGACGGGTATATTTTGAACGGGGCCACCAGTTCCGTGGCTTCGTCCGGGACTCCGCCGTCATCGGCGTAAATGTGGACTGTCAGGGAGTCTAACGAAGGCTGTTCGTACCACATTGAATACAGTTGTTCAATCTTGCATCCCTGATGCTCCGGCGTCATCCGGGTGGTGGTAATGGTTCCGGCGGTCCAGCTCGAAATATAAGTGGGAGTGTTGTTGTCAAACAACAATGTAGCAACAGGCGCCGACCAGGTCAAAGGAACTGATCCATCCTGGCCATCGGTGGCCCCAAGCGAGGAGGGAGCGTAGGGTGATATCACCGTAAATGTCATATCCTTCAAACCGGTGAATATAGGATAAGTCGTCTCGCCTCCACCGTCGTCAGCCGCCCAAAGGTAGTAATTCACTATCGTGGACGGTGCAAACGGCCCGGCGATGGCGAACTCAAAGGTATCGGTGGCTCCTATCTGGGTTCCGCTAACCGCCGACCAGGTGATATTGTTGTAGGTGTAATAAAGGCTGTCCGCAGCTATGCCCGCTTTGGCCAGATCGTATATTCTAGCCTTGATCACGAACGGGCCGGTGCTGTCAAAGGTGTTGGCCGGCTGGGATACCATCTCTATCACCGGAGCCTGGTTGTTAATGGTGGTAAAGGTAATGAAGGTGTCCGGCAGGTTGACCAGGCTGTTGTCCGAGGTGTCGGTGCCGGCGGTCACGATCACCGAGTAGGTGGTGCTGTAGTCATAGGGCGTGCCCGGCGTCAGCGTCATGGTATCGCCGGTAGCGCTCCAGCTTAAGCTGTAGCTATAGGTGGGAATGGCATACCCGGTGATGCTGGTGGTGTCCATCGGCTCGGAGAAGGCGATGACTATCGGCGTATTCAGCCCCACTCCGGTAGTCCCGTTAACCGGGGAAGTTGAAACGATATAGGGCGGGATGGCGTCCTGGATATGCGCCAGGTCCCAGTCGGTCAGCTTGGCGTAGGTGTCCATGCCCTTGAACCGGCGGTTGTCGTCCCAGTTGAAGAGTATCTTCTGGTCGTTGCAGGCCACCCGCTTGCCGCCCCAGAAATACCGGTTGGACATGGTTGTTCCGTTGACTACCACGTTGCCGTCAACCGCAACCCCGTCCACATATTTTTGTGCCATGATCTCGGCTACGTCTCCGTTGCTGGGATCGTTGCGGTAGTCCTCCCAGGCGATCACCATATTGTGCCCGTCCGGCGAAATGACCACGCTGGGATAATAGTGATAAGCCACCCCTTGGGCATCGTCATTGACAATGAAGTTTCCGCCGATGGTGTCCCCGTTGGCATGGTACCTCTGGGCGTAGATGTCGGGATAGGAATCGTCGTAGCGGTAGTCATACCAGGTTATCACGAACCCGCTGTCGGCCATGGCCACGCTGGGCTCGTATTGTGAATTGCCGCCGTCGTCCACCAGGAAGTTCCCGCCAATGGTATCGCCATTGACGCTGAAACGCTGGGCGTAGATGTCGTAGTTGCCGTTGCGGTAGTCGTCCCAGGTGATCACATAACCGCTGCCGTTGGAAGCCACTTTGGTATCAAACTGGACGCTTCCGCCATCATCCACCAAAAAGTTTCCGCCAATGGTGTCGCCGTTGGTTTTATACAGCTGGGCGTAGATGTCGGCATTCCCGTTGCGGTAGTCGTACCAGGTGATCACGAAGCCGCTGTCGCTGGCCGCCACGTCCGGGTCATACCCCTCGCTGCCACCGTCGTCCACTAAAAAGTTGCCGCCCACAGCAGTGCCTACCGAGTCAAAGATCTGGGCGTAGATGTCTCCGTACCAGCTCATGTCGTAGCCGCCCCAGGTCACCACGAAGCCGCCGCCGGGCAGGAAAGCCGCTTTGGGATCGTCGCCGTAGCGGCGGGTCGCCG encodes:
- a CDS encoding T9SS type A sorting domain-containing protein yields the protein MRKMLVAALILSGWCTISLADSLNVRTIGFCSTPDYARGLAISGNYAYVTAGTSGLQIINISNPASPALTGSFATSGTYYDVAVSGNYAYVADYWFGLRVLNISNPVSPSEVGYYDIPGNAMAVEVSGNYAYVAAEDSGLQIVNISDPAHPVPTGFFDTPDKAYDVALPASYTAYAYVADRTSGVRVINKSVPATPGEVGSYDTPGNAIGVAASGSYIFVADEASGLRILDLNGGLHEVGDYGIADGSVRKVAVSGNYAYVIDYFNFSMSNGGLQVVDISNPASPAQAGFYYVPATFMDVVMSGSYAYVSTGDGLRILQFPIPPVMELNFAQHDFGSVTVGDSLAWNGFYIRNIGSLPFSIQSLKFVTVNCWADPPADSTVAPGDSVQVTLWFKPDFIGSIVDTVTVYSGEAENSPLTAGLTGTGMPVIEVIDVPNGTVPVFEGAIEPAEWADAYCDTFRIFNKVKAFIPDSFWVKYNQDTLYLVLKTPSFIASGIAFHHLLFDTLMNRTETLENDDIRLGVFFEGKAVEFYGNNNWEQTPVSLWRSVFSDKTDLITEFVVPLNKIGITAGTTDSVGFSVFADGDDMFGSWPSYADSIQPLTWAILTSSAGWTGVAGQPGEQQKPKAFSFSNVYPNPVKVSAEFRYQLAHPSPVKLNVYNIAGQLVKSFDQRVQVPGSHSINWNVQSLPSGVYLYRLEAGSYKATKRMLVIK
- the glyS gene encoding glycine--tRNA ligase, which encodes MSRPENAFEKIVSLSTRRGFIFQSSEIYGGLGSTWDYGPLGVELKNNVKKAWWQSVVYGREDMEGLDAAIIMNRLVWQYSGHEKTFVDPMVDCKKCRKRFRADHVKGDKCPECGGELTEPRNFNGMFQTHVGPVQDESGLAYLRPETAQGIFTNFLNVLQSMRRKLPFGIAQIGKSFRNEITPGNFTFRTREFEQMEIEYFCKPPQYLQPGEKTDDQLHQEWVEARYNWYLKLGLSPERLKKRPQAKEELAHYAKACVDLEYLFPGSLGWSELEGVANRQDYDLTAHSNNVPETDLARLKLNKNEHSTEKLEYFDEAYVDPATGKKGAKYIPFVIEPSAGADRATLAFLCEAYDEEQLSRPDEAAVKPLSDAMDAALKNIQKRIAEAAKRPGDEIPNGQQLAALEKALLSAREDLPGKLLQIDAACSLPGADKLDLVKKVKLIAGKLGDEHTRAVLRLHPRLAPIKVAVLPLKKNEPRIVELGKKIKNDLSPYFRAVYDDTAGIGKLYRRQDEVGTPFCLTVDFQSLEDGTVTLRDRDTMQQERVKIEDLMQVIGKKIL
- a CDS encoding Ig-like domain-containing protein; protein product: MVKRVMFALVLVLSASLAWAKPELGADGRPLPPHLRHKQPQAQKQQPAQLKQQPGRPDYAKASSDRPDYAKASPARPQMPGRPDVSKLLNTKPAKAGKAQPKPGIKGLVKDDFLVNDDAEGVGYYAGEQYDPKAALLSSGEMMVVWYDKSNSYDYQIIGRLVDPTGNPVGDDFRISDFTGNSAFSPAVAACGNGFVVTWYDYRNGNDNDIYAQRYSSTGSALGGNFLVNDDGGSSTQECPSVAASDSGFVVTWYDLRSGSTWDIYAQRYNAAGDTMGGNFLVNDDGGTSHQFNTAVAANDSGFIVTWQDERNGTQDIYAQRYNAAGDTMGGNFLVNDDGAGINYHYNPSLVANGNSFVVTWEDSRNGNWDIYSQLFKANGDTLGGNFMVNDDGGSYDQHQYGASNIAANDSGFVITWYDYRSGSEWDIYAQRYDPAGSAMGGNFIVNDTTSIYCYTPSVAANDSGFAIVWYDTRYNPSGYYDIFCQRYGSTGSPLGGNFMANNDTGTADQWDASVAMDASGRSVAVWYDLRNDDGSWNLQDQYGQLYDPSGNPVGANFIINDTLAATRRYGDDPKAAFLPGGGFVVTWGGYDMSWYGDIYAQIFDSVGTAVGGNFLVDDGGSEGYDPDVAASDSGFVITWYDYRNGNADIYAQLYKTNGDTIGGNFLVDDGGSVQFDTKVASNGSGYVITWDDYRNGNYDIYAQRFSVNGDTIGGNFLVDDGGNSQYEPSVAMADSGFVITWYDYRYDDSYPDIYAQRYHANGDTIGGNFIVNDDAQGVAYHYYPSVVISPDGHNMVIAWEDYRNDPSNGDVAEIMAQKYVDGVAVDGNVVVNGTTMSNRYFWGGKRVACNDQKILFNWDDNRRFKGMDTYAKLTDWDLAHIQDAIPPYIVSTSPVNGTTGVGLNTPIVIAFSEPMDTTSITGYAIPTYSYSLSWSATGDTMTLTPGTPYDYSTTYSVIVTAGTDTSDNSLVNLPDTFITFTTINNQAPVIEMVSQPANTFDSTGPFVIKARIYDLAKAGIAADSLYYTYNNITWSAVSGTQIGATDTFEFAIAGPFAPSTIVNYYLWAADDGGGETTYPIFTGLKDMTFTVISPYAPSSLGATDGQDGSVPLTWSAPVATLLFDNNTPTYISSWTAGTITTTRMTPEHQGCKIEQLYSMWYEQPSLDSLTVHIYADDGGVPDEATELVAPFKIYPSAYPNWTVIDVSALNIYPAGDFHVGYEIKTTGLPYGLTDDQNQAPYRSLVKNGGVWYLRTRHWMSRAVVSYSTYSKKALTISDLGKLGQLTVLKDTDQKLPKSKVLSTAPAVGALASVKNIGEYQIFRSTTAGGPYAFLNGTTNLAYDDNSVANDSTYYYVVRSTYPWAAHADTFSVWSNEASATPTGVEGQPGTISYSFYLMPTSPNPVRNSAEFRFGLAKGAQASLGIYNVLGQRVKTLVSGNLPAGNHTVKWNGCDDNGRKVSSGIYVYRLTAGDNNSIRRFTVIR